The following proteins come from a genomic window of Drosophila sulfurigaster albostrigata strain 15112-1811.04 chromosome X, ASM2355843v2, whole genome shotgun sequence:
- the LOC133847795 gene encoding zinc finger protein 391 isoform X1 yields the protein MDTICRLCFQTATLFQVPGYSIPTCVRCSEQLTSNSNFHQTVRGVQDAGAAASVAAVAVAAAAAASTAANDATDAVAAQLTNGSAVAAVLQLQQQQQQQQQQQQQQQQQQQQLQSSSSSENLQSQDDSEDVDLIFNEEGSCPLCNKTFSRKSSLMTHIRNHSAERKFVCSYCHKGFTQAANLRNHERIHTNDRPYQCVDCGKTFTQITNLNNHRRLHTGERPFVCNEPECGRSFAQVTNLNNHMKSHHKVQQYCCNVCSKKFTQVTSLNQHLQAHAGVTGYYCPRCPEKNFKLQSQLHTHMKTHGLAFPYECSKCDEKFLQQSHLDQHLKMHDEFKFKCDICPSSFNQESLLKKHVQRHVEGRYLNCPVANCAESFAVRQHLSKHLLTNHSHHELPPPKRSKKTITLQSPQQPLAMIGQPLSLQHTTGQRGRPPKNKKATLAATAIKIEINEPLHSQHIISSASGLSIQQQINQHMQAQQQQQQQQQQQQQQQQQQQQHLHLPMGQTVKARFIPTK from the exons ATGGACACTATTTGTAGGCTGTGTTTTCAGACAGCGACG TTATTCCAAGTGCCCGGCTATAGCATACCAACGTGCGTGCGCTGCTCGGAACAGTTGACAAGCAATTCAAACTTCCATCAAACGGTGCGAGGAGTGCAGGATGCAGGCGCCGCTGCTTCTGTGGCGGCCGTTGCAGtagccgctgccgctgctgcctcGACGGCAGCAAATGACGCCACCGATGCGGTGGCAGCGCAGTTGACAAATGGcagtgctgttgctgctgttctgcaattacagcaacagcaacaacaacagcagcagcagcaacaacaacaacagcagcaacagcaacaattgcaatcaTCGAGTTCTTCCGAGAATCTCCAATCGCAGGACGATTCAGAAGAT GTGGATCTGATATTCAACGAGGAGGGCTCCTGCCCGCTGTGCAACAAGACCTTCTCGCGCAAATCCTCGCTCATGACGCACATACGAAATCATTCAGCGGAGCGCAAGTTTGTCTGCAGCTATTGCCACAAAG GCTTTACGCAGGCAGCAAATTTGCGCAACCACGAGCGCATACACACAAATGATCGACCATATCAGTGCGTCGATTGCGGCAAAACGTTTACCCAAATCACAAATTTGAACAATCACCGACGATTGCATACGGGCGAAAGACCCTTTGTATGCAATGAGCCGGAATGTGGACGAAGCTTTGCCCAG GTTACCAATCTGAACAATCACATGAAGTCACACCACAAGGTCCAGCAATACTGCTGCAACGTGTGCAGCAAGAAGTTCACACAGGTCACCTCACTCAATCAGCATCTGCAAGCGCATGCCGGCGTCACCGGCTATTATTGTCCTCGATGTCCGGAGAAGAACTTTAAGCTACAATCGCAGCTGCATACGCACATGAAGACACATGGACTGGCGTTTCCATATGAGTGCAGTAAATGCGATGAGAAATTTCTGCAACAATCGCATCTCGATCAGCATTTGAAGATGCACGATGagttcaaattcaaatgcgaCATTTGCCCCAGTAGCTTTAATCAGGAGTCGCTGCTCAAGAAGCATGTGCAGCGTCATGTGGAGGGTCGCTACTTGAACTGCCCGGTGGCCAATTGTGCCGAATCGTTTGCGGTGCGACAGCATCTATCCAAGCATTTGCTCACCAATCACTCGCATCACGAGCTGCCGCCACCGAAGCGCTCCAAAAAGACGATCACACTGCAATCGCCACAGCAACCGCTCGCCATGATTGGACAGCCGCTATCGTTGCAACACACGACGGGGCAGC GTGGTCGACCGcccaaaaacaagaaagccACATTGGCAGCCACGGCAATTAAGATCGAGATCAATGAGCCGTTGCACAGTCAGCATATTATCAGCAGTGCCAGTGGCCTTTCCATACAGCAGCAGATCAATCAGCACATGCaggcgcaacagcagcagcaacaacaacagcaacagcagcaacaacaacagcagcagcagcagcaacatcttcATCTGCCAATGGGCCAAACGGTCAAGGCGCGCTTTATacccacaaaataa
- the LOC133847795 gene encoding zinc finger protein 239 isoform X2 produces MTHIRNHSAERKFVCSYCHKGFTQAANLRNHERIHTNDRPYQCVDCGKTFTQITNLNNHRRLHTGERPFVCNEPECGRSFAQVTNLNNHMKSHHKVQQYCCNVCSKKFTQVTSLNQHLQAHAGVTGYYCPRCPEKNFKLQSQLHTHMKTHGLAFPYECSKCDEKFLQQSHLDQHLKMHDEFKFKCDICPSSFNQESLLKKHVQRHVEGRYLNCPVANCAESFAVRQHLSKHLLTNHSHHELPPPKRSKKTITLQSPQQPLAMIGQPLSLQHTTGQRGRPPKNKKATLAATAIKIEINEPLHSQHIISSASGLSIQQQINQHMQAQQQQQQQQQQQQQQQQQQQQHLHLPMGQTVKARFIPTK; encoded by the exons ATGACGCACATACGAAATCATTCAGCGGAGCGCAAGTTTGTCTGCAGCTATTGCCACAAAG GCTTTACGCAGGCAGCAAATTTGCGCAACCACGAGCGCATACACACAAATGATCGACCATATCAGTGCGTCGATTGCGGCAAAACGTTTACCCAAATCACAAATTTGAACAATCACCGACGATTGCATACGGGCGAAAGACCCTTTGTATGCAATGAGCCGGAATGTGGACGAAGCTTTGCCCAG GTTACCAATCTGAACAATCACATGAAGTCACACCACAAGGTCCAGCAATACTGCTGCAACGTGTGCAGCAAGAAGTTCACACAGGTCACCTCACTCAATCAGCATCTGCAAGCGCATGCCGGCGTCACCGGCTATTATTGTCCTCGATGTCCGGAGAAGAACTTTAAGCTACAATCGCAGCTGCATACGCACATGAAGACACATGGACTGGCGTTTCCATATGAGTGCAGTAAATGCGATGAGAAATTTCTGCAACAATCGCATCTCGATCAGCATTTGAAGATGCACGATGagttcaaattcaaatgcgaCATTTGCCCCAGTAGCTTTAATCAGGAGTCGCTGCTCAAGAAGCATGTGCAGCGTCATGTGGAGGGTCGCTACTTGAACTGCCCGGTGGCCAATTGTGCCGAATCGTTTGCGGTGCGACAGCATCTATCCAAGCATTTGCTCACCAATCACTCGCATCACGAGCTGCCGCCACCGAAGCGCTCCAAAAAGACGATCACACTGCAATCGCCACAGCAACCGCTCGCCATGATTGGACAGCCGCTATCGTTGCAACACACGACGGGGCAGC GTGGTCGACCGcccaaaaacaagaaagccACATTGGCAGCCACGGCAATTAAGATCGAGATCAATGAGCCGTTGCACAGTCAGCATATTATCAGCAGTGCCAGTGGCCTTTCCATACAGCAGCAGATCAATCAGCACATGCaggcgcaacagcagcagcaacaacaacagcaacagcagcaacaacaacagcagcagcagcagcaacatcttcATCTGCCAATGGGCCAAACGGTCAAGGCGCGCTTTATacccacaaaataa
- the LOC133847725 gene encoding DBF4-type zinc finger-containing protein 2 homolog encodes MCSPCGPCSPCDPCCGPFECSPKCYNAAQLEALPQCAPRIPPPFPKCITVQQPPRLICKKRVVFTEKIVPEPMVVNRCRQITVPKVVDATRVIKVPKLIWVSQMVREPRVIYYPSMIPDPYVVCYPKRVCEPREVCQSILCQPKPQTIDIPPPREYCCYPNGPINYKPSAACPPCPIGPCAPGGACCPLPCFSTNQYPVCETRCGPCGPPCGPCGPCGPAGPCGPPRCGPCGPCGPGRCGPCAVPNCGPCGLTMPSGPYIPAPCGPCGTGCGPLSNGPCGPCGPCGPCSPPCPYESPECGPCYPCAPTPWNTHCGPVGPCGPQVPCGPCGPC; translated from the coding sequence atgtgttctCCTTGTGGACCCTGCAGCCCCTGCGACCCCTGCTGTGGGCCCTTCGAGTGCTCTCCCAAGTGCTACAATGCCGCGCAATTGGAAGCCTTGCCGCAGTGTGCTCCTCGCATTCCGCCTCCTTTCCCCAAGTGCATAACTGTGCAGCAGCCTCCGCGTCTCATATGCAAGAAGCGGGTTGTCTTCACAGAGAAGATCGTGCCCGAGCCCATGGTTGTCAATCGCTGCAGACAGATCACTGTGCCGAAAGTTGTGGATGCCACGCGAGTTATCAAAGTGCCAAAGCTAATTTGGGTCTCACAAATGGTTCGGGAGCCCCGTGTCATATACTATCCATCCATGATACCGGATCCCTATGTCGTCTGCTATCCGAAGCGAGTTTGCGAGCCCAGAGAAGTATGCCAATCAATACTGTGCCAACCCAAGCCACAGACCATAGACATCCCGCCGCCGCGCGAGTATTGCTGCTATCCAAATGGGCCCATCAACTACAAGCCCAGTGCCGCTTGCCCACCATGTCCAATAGGACCATGTGCTCCAGGTGGCGCATGTTGTCCACTGCCCTGCTTCTCCACCAATCAGTATCCAGTGTGCGAGACTCGTTGTGGCCCCTGTGGACCACCTTGTGGTCCCTGTGGACCCTGTGGACCTGCTGGTCCTTGTGGACCGCCACGGTGTGGGCCCTGTGGACCCTGTGGACCGGGACGCTGTGGACCATGCGCAGTACCAAACTGTGGACCTTGTGGCTTGACAATGCCATCTGGACCGTACATTCCCGCACCTTGTGGACCATGTGGAACCGGTTGTGGTCCCTTGAGCAATGGACCTTGCGGACCCTGTGGACCATGTGGACCTTGTTCGCCGCCTTGTCCATATGAGTCGCCAGAGTGTGGACCTTGTTATCCTTGTGCACCTACGCCTTGGAACACACACTGTGGACCAGTCGGCCCGTGTGGCCCCCAAGTTCCATGTGGACCCTGTGGACCTTGTTGA
- the LOC133847724 gene encoding pH-sensitive chloride channel 2 codes for MWSLIIAILLNSVWCRTVHTAALIDDCPTLDNGDSLSQTQLLDRLTHGCRYDRLERPLTYTQDGSRLPVDVYMRAYIYFMQNLEAHDLQFKIFALLQMRYLDPRLNFRHVSPKRLQPILGEQQLRDSLWMPHIFLANERDSSILGTSEKDILTSISPDGTVIVSTRIKATLYCWLNLKKFPFDEQHCSTVLESWMYNTSELVLHWEQKRPITYDPELHLTEFLLKQSWSNETVINADLSDLRHGAFAGNYSSLSFTVHLTRVVGFYLMDYFLPSMLIVAISWVSFWLQADQAPPRITLGTSTLLTFITLASAQGKTLPKVSYIKVSEVWFLGCTIFIFGSMVEFAFVNSIWRRKHNVPIKKLNSKHILKSTLSPHLLRRRSHARSRSFSGSGRPMDTSSLGGNLPFNNYLTVNLPIQTIPEGQVLVRPAVPSRRPSLHMLSSTNRKLDVTFVESALNTAPTSGSAASFASASSVPSIDVPDISVFNNNTAEEIDHKEEIANNGWTTLTPQEIAIWIDRRARFMFPLAFLVFNMFFWTFVYCI; via the exons ATGTGGTCATTAATTattgcaatattattaaatagtGTGTGGTGCCGCACTGTGCACACCGCAGCACTAATCGACGATTGTCCGACACTCGACAATGGCGACAGTCTGTCGCAGACGCAGTTGCTCGATCGCCTCACACACGGCTGTCGCTACGATAGATTGGAGCGTCCGCTAACCTACACCCAGGATGGATCACGTTTGCCCGTGGACGTGTATATGCGTGCGTACATATATTTCATGCAGAATCTGGAGGCACACGATCTGCAGTTCAAGATCTTTGCGCTGCTGCAGATGCGCTATCTGGATCCTCGTCTCAATTTTCGTCATGTGTCGCCTAAACGTTTGCAACCCATACTCGGTGAGCAACAGCTGCGCGACTCACTCTGGATGCCGCACATATTTCTCGCCAATGAGCGCGACTCCAGCATACTGG gtacATCGGAAAAGGATATACTCACATCTATATCGCCGGATGGCACTGTCATTGTCTCCACGCGCATTAAAGCCACGCTCTATTGCTGGCTAAATCTGAAGAAATTTCCCTTTGATGAGCAACATTGCTCCACCGTGCTCGAAAGCTGGATGTACAACACATCGGAACTCGTTCTGCATTGGGAACAAAAGCGTCCCATTACCTACGATCCCGAACTGCACCTTACCGAATTTCTGCTGAAGCAATCGTGGTCAAATGAGACCGTCATCAATGCCGATCTCAGCGATTTGCGTCACGGCGCCTTTGCCGGCAATTACAGTTCGTTGAGCTTCACTGTGCATTTAACCCGTGTCGTAGGCTTCTATCTGATGGATTACTTTCTGCCATCCATGTTGATTGTGGCCATTTCGTGGGTATCGTTTTGGCTGCAAGCGGATCAGGCGCCGCCACGCATCACACTTGGCACCAGCACGCTTTTAACATTCATCACACTTGCCTCGGCTCAGG GCAAAACGCTGCCAAAGGTCAGTTACATTAAGGTGTCGGAAGTGTGGTTTTTGGGCTGCACCATTTTCATCTTTGGCAGCATGGTGGAGTTTGCATTTGTGAACAGCATTTGGCGGCGCAAACACAATGTGCCCATCAAGAAGCTAAACAGCAAGCACATCCTCAAGTCCACACTATCGCCACATTTGCTGCGTCGTCGCAGCCACGCCAGATCCAGATCCTTCTCGGGCAGTGGACGCCCGATGGACACCAGTTCACTGGGTGGCAATTTGCCATTCAATAACTATCTAACCGTCAATTTGCCCATTCAAACCATACCGGAGGGACAAGTCTTAGTTCGACCCGCAGTGCCCAGTCGTCGACCCAGTCTTCATATGCTCAGCAGCACGAATCGCAAACTGGATGTCACCTTTGTGGAGAGTGCTTTAAATACTGCCCCAACTTCGGGTTCGGCTGCTTCTTTTGCTTCAGCATCAAGTGTGCCCAGCATTGATGTGCCCGATATTAGTGTGTTCAACAATAACACAGCCGAGGAGATCGACCACAAGGAGGAGATTGCCAATAACGGGTGGACAACGTTAACACCCCAGGAGATTGCCATTTGGATTGATAGACGCGCTCGCTTCATGTTTCCCTTGGCCTTTTTGGTctttaatatgtttttctgGACATTTGTCTATTGTATTTGA